The Anabas testudineus chromosome 15, fAnaTes1.2, whole genome shotgun sequence DNA segment CCACTACTGTGGTCTCCCTTACACTCATAAATATGCATCTGTTGTCTGCATTAACTGTCATCCTCCTATATGTGGACTTTGTTAATGCAGAGTTGCCCTTATCTTGAAATGATAGAAGTCTTGTATGCAGGCGTTTAGTTCTTTTGTACCAGCTGTACCACTAACTTTGTATAAGGTAAGATGATAAATGTATCAACACGTTGCCGACGTGGCCAGAGAGGAAAGTGGTCGTGAACCAAGTCCTGCTTTCACAATGATGACTCGCCACTGTTTGCCACTTCACAGAATTATTTCTCAACCCGTGACGtgtcaaaaacctttttttaaaaagggattATAAATGTTACCATTCTCGAGAGACGAGCCTGTCTCTCAGTAAAGCCTGTTGAAATGACCTGTGAaccacttttaaaaataatacagtaatgaatataaaatatgcagtTGGTCCACACCTGTGGATAATCAGTTTAGCAGCTCAAACAATACTGTCAGACTATTTGTTTCTGCAAGCAAGAGTTAAATTCTCAACCTAGAAGGTAAACTTTAGTACCACCATTGATTTTAAGCTTACACTCCAGCCACAGGAGTAATTTTTTTTGCCCCATTATATCTGTGGTACTCCAACTATCTCTCTAGCTGACTTAATTGTCTGCTAGAAAAGGGAAATGTCTGCTTCTTGGTATTGCACTCATATCAAAGACTcaatgtttcatgtttcatactGTGGCCGATATGCCACACTGCATATCTGCCATGAGAGCACAGTaactaaacagctgtttttggAAGAGCATTTTCAGGCCGTGTAGGGGCAACATTGATTACAGTTTGAGAAAATAGGTTTTCAGGGCCCTTAAATCCAGACTGCTGTATGCTGCAGATCTCATCTAGCAGTTAGTTGTTCACTGCAACACATCAATGGCCAGCGCTGTGTTCTGTGCTCGGTCCCTCTGGAATCGTCCCCACCCCGCTCTCCTTCCACTGACTCCTGGGCTAGTTATTAATAGACTGTGGATGGGTCTGAGTGAGGAAATCAGGTTGCCTCCCTGTAAATATTGCATGATTTCCCTCGAGTCAGCCTGGAATGCTACAGAGGAGGATGCACCAGAGAATTTTTCAAGTTCTGAATGGGAGGGAACTGCTCCAAAGGCAAGTTTGGACTTCAAATTAAGCCTCATTGCACGCTTGTTAAGAACTAGCCCAGTTGTTTTAATCTTGGTGGAACCTGCCTGAGAGGCCTCCTCCCTGTCTGTCAATACAACCTGCCTGCTGCAAGCTTTGTTACAGGAAGAAACTTAACTTTGACGTGACCGTGTTGTCACTTTTCTTGTTGCACTGGAAAATGCCAGACCACATGACATTTATAGTGAGAGCTTCCTTGTGTGTAGAAGTTTATTTAtggttattttaataaaagtaattcAGCCACTGGAGAGAAATGGAACCTTTGTTGTTACAGGTCAcggtttgtttagtttttatttttggtccCCTTGGCAGTCCACCTGTCAGCTTGACGCCTACACAAGAGTAGGACACCCAAACATTAATGCTAGATGTGTGGGTGAATGCTTTTTTTTCAAGTACTTGTTTTACCAGCAAGAGTCACATGACCCTCACTGTAATAGCTCAGTTTAGTGGCTGATAGTCTAGTTTAGTCTGTATTGCACACAATATGTTCCACTTTGCTCCATTAGTGGGCCTGAAGAGGATCTGCAGTCTTCTTGGACATGTTTATCAATTGtgaattttattaatttacacTCAACCAAAATTAGTCACTTTGTTTTGGTCATTGTTCAAAACTGCTATTGcaagaaatgaaaatatgagaTTCAAAAGATGTAGTGATTTAAAAAGTTCCTACTTCCACAGGTCCCGTTGTCTATGTGCTGGACCTGGCTGACCGGCTCATCTCTAAGGCTGGACCATTCGCTGCAGCAGGGATCATGGTGGGCTCCATTTATTGGACTGCTGTGACGTACGGAGCTGTCACTGTGATGCAGGTACAACCAGTCATCTTCCTTCTCAGAGGTTTCAGAATGTTGTCCAGTCAAGGTTGTGACTTTGACTTTACCTGTGTGCTGGCAGATAAAATCAATGTAATGCAAATGTATGTCAAAGTACTGGTCACATTACTATAATATGATCCTCCATTacttgtttaaattatttttaatttttaactgAACCAGTTTAGTTCTCTGCTATAGTTTTCTACTCTCTTCCCTCTGTTCAGGTGGTTGGCCATAAGGAGGGACTGGATGTTATGGAGCGGGCTGATCCTCTGTTCCTGCTCATTGGTCTGCCCACTATCCCAGTCATGCTGATCCTCGGAAAGATGATCCGCTGGGAGGACTACGTCCTGCGTCTGTGGAGGAAGTACTCAAACAAACTGCAGATCCTGAATAGCATCTTCCCAGGTCAGGCCATACACCCAGATgcataaaaaattatattgaaTAAATCTTAATATatttcaaacataaaacatttttgttttcaaaagaCAGTACTACATACAGGTTAATGCTATGATATATAAAATTGCATATAGTTAATCTTGTTCGTGGCTCTTCTGTTCAGGGATTGGCTGCCCAGTTCCTCGTATCCCTGCAGAGGCAAACCCTCTGGCCGACCATGTGTCGGCCACACGGATCCTTTGTGGTGCACTTGTGTTTCCCACCATCGCAACCATTGTGGGGAAGCTCATGTTCAGCAGTGTCAACTCCAACCTGCAGAGGACCATCCTGGTGGGTACAGCCAGAAACTCCTTATACATCAACATAGAAAATGTACAGACATGTAGCAGGTGCAGTTTGGGAGCTCTACAGTGCATTAACCTTCCTGCTACCGTTACGCCTCAATTCAGAGATTCTAGTTTACACTCAGTACATTTAACAGCTTTATTTGCAAGGTATCGGCATATTGTGATTATATGTGCAAAGCATATGATCATAGCAAGGTAACATTAAGATGAAGCTGACTCAACATTGACCAGCTACAACTGAAATGAATTAATCCTGTAATGTGATAATAGAAGAATGAAGAGCACTTTAATGATTATTTGTGAGTACTTGGATTTAGTCAGTCCTACATTTACACAGTTCTCACTGCTGTGAAAACACGTGAAATGTGTATTGATCcacagcaaaaaagaaatgttcccAACAAATACATCTAGTGTTGTTTGACCTTAAGCTAACACTGGTGACAAGCTGTTGAAGACTTGTCTTCAGTAGGAATCGGCACAGATTGGGAATCTCTCAAGTCTCCTATAAGCAGTCACTTGGGTCACTCTCAGTATAGATATATGAAGGGATGCAAGAAATGGACGTGACACAGTCTTTGGTGGTTCAGCTGTCAGCCTGTAGAGTTCTGTGGTAAATGTTAGTTTGTATTTGCCTGTATACTGTCCAAATCTTTAGGAAGCACAGATGCAGAGCATTGTTACTTTGAATTTGTACATTTGAATTCAACAGCTTGacagatgttttattaaatcactGGTTGCACTGTGTTGGCTATTTAATAGACTGATTAATGCATTATATTTCTTAGTAGAAATTATTAAACCAAATTCATCAACCTGCACAGAAATAACAGCCTaattttactaaatgtaaatgatggaCAATAAAAATGCTTCAACGTCAACAGgctgtaaatgaataaaatgaaaaaactcaGTTCTTCAGAGCTGATATGAGAAACCTGTATCTGGATTTGTACTTCTGGGCACCTGGAGTAGAAAAGCCAGGAGATTTGCTGAGAGTAAGAAAGGTGTGGAAGCAAATCCACTAGGTGGTGAAAGGTCTGTGTTGAGCTGTTGTTTTAAGACCTTATTTAAACAGTCTCGTTTCCCCCCCCTCTCATCATAGGGAGGCATCGCCTTTGTGGCCATCAAGGGGGCGTTTAAGGTGTacttcaaacagcagcagtaccTGAGACAAGCCCACCGCAAGATCCTCAATTTCCCTGAGCAGGAGGAGGCGTGAGGAGGCTGCACAGGACGACCTGATGAACTGAATACCCACCTCCTTTAGGAGTGGTGAGAAAGGAGATCAGAGTGGCACACTGAGCAGGAAGTGCTGGTGAAACAGACTTGAGATCAGTCACCCTCATTTACCTACTcctcaccccccaccccctttgACGCTGACCTTCTACTCAAGCATCCGGACCACCACCACTACATTGTTTTTAAACTCTGACGCTCTCGTTTGGTGACGACGGATAAGACTTGCAGACACAGATCGGCGCATGTTTGCAGTTAAACGCTCACGTTAACACACCACCACATCTTTCCCAAGAACTCGTGCAGAGTGGATGTGTTTTCAACAATCACATAACTAAAActtattgtattttaaagaaCAGTGCAGGGCATGTGTAATTAGAaagttttataataataaatgattgttttataattattttgcaGATTTGAAAAAGTCCCATTTGCCAATGTTGGGTTTCTATTGAGTGATGTTCAGTGTATGgaatgtattaattattaaacaataaaaagtgtttAACAATTGTTTGTCATGATGCAGGACATTAACCACAGTCAGGCTGACCTAGTCTAGATCTAACCCACCACAGATCTGAACAGTGTGTTTTCAGACCCTGTACTATTCACGgggtgttttagtttttcattttctccttatTTCCGTTTTACAGACTGCTCTGCTGTGGTGTACAGTCTCTACCACATGTGGCTAGTATGGATGTTTGTGCTCTTTGCAGAGATGTGGCATCCTACAGGAAGCTTTTCTAAAGCTTCAGATGGTTCAGATGTGGCATTGGATGCAGAACCTTTCTGTTAGtgatgaaacaaaacagataaatgGTGGTTTGGACTGAAgctttttccatgtttttctttttttaacatgtgACAACTGAACTGTTGTGATACTCACACTGGGGTTGGTGCAGATCTTTAGGATGGTAGCAGCTGATGTGCTGGCAGGTTTTTTGTTGACAAAGGATCGGTTCACCCAAATGACACCATGAAGTTGTGCTGATAGTCTTGGTTTTGATTTCTGCTTCTACTACAGCACTTTAAAATGGGGATTtggaaaaaaatcttaaaatattTGTCTAATGTATATTACCAATATGTAAAGGCTAATAGAACATTAGAAAAGCAATTGAACTGTCAAATCCCAGGAGAATACTAGACTGAATCTGCATCGGACATGAgtgcaaactgtttttataatttgagCCGACTCAATTCTATATAGAGAATATTTGAAATCAATTTTACTGAGTTTGTTGTTAATCTGTAATTGTTGCTGACAGGCTACATGAGAACCTATATTGTGACTTCCTGTGGAAAAGCGTCACATGAATATTTAACCTGCACATGTAAACTGTGCCTGCTTTACACAAGCTCCCTGATGCATTCACTGTCAAATCTCGACTCTGCCAAAAGAGACAAAGTGTAAACAGTTTGTACAGATGTTGCTTCTGACTTCTATGGTATCAGCTCtgtgaataaatgtattttttccaaATGGTTTCCATGTTTTGAGACTGTCAGCAAgcaccagaaacacacacatggttCCAATCAGTTGTTTATTAATTAGAAACACGCAGGAGACAATAAAAAGAACTCAATATCAGCACTCGCATTACCGACCCGTGACCGCAAACCAACCTAATCTGCCTTGAAAGACAGCCAGAAATAAAAGCAAGGTTCTGAATTTCTAAACCAATCACTAGGTACCTCATAAGATAAAGAGAGCACGGCCCACCCAAGCCTGATATGTAGTGTTCCATTTCTCCTGTACACCGCTTGAAAACCACTTTGTCACTGCTCCCAGACGATGTTGAGCTACTGCCTGCGGAAGCCAAAGACTACCTGAGGCCTGCTGTTGCTGGTGGTTCTTTGGGTTTTAACCACAATGAAATGGCTCCTTTTAACACAGTCTAATGGAGGAGGGCCTTATGTGTGAAtaagggaagaaaaaaacaaaacaaaaaaaaaaaaccctgaaatgGTTTTGAGCCAACATAGTAAAATGCTGGAATACATTGGAGAagctatataaatataaatataaaagccTGACCTGAGAGCAGGTGTGGCTGGGCAAGGGGTGAAATTCTAACTCAGATTTGTTTGGCTGTGGTTTGGAGTGGTTGGCAGCTCCATCATTGAAGCTGGATAGCACCTGAGGAAGCAGGTCACGCTCGCACCGACATCACCGTCAACTCACCACCAGCCTCTCAGAACACGCAGCGGACACGGGAGCCCGGGATCAGCGTGGGTCCAGCATCACGTCTCATTCTGCTTCACACTCGTCTCTGTTCACATCGTTATGTTTATTGCTTAGTGAGAGAAGTGCATATattcagaacaacaacaacaaaaaagtccAGACTGGAGCTTTTCTCCGACCCCCCCACGCCCCTTCTGACATCAACATGAAAGGTTTCTTTTCAGAGAAGGCGGCTAGCTGCATTTTTGACATCTATGCCAATGAACAGTCCAGCAATTTAAGAGGGAGAGGGTGTCAGATCCTGATCCTGGTGTCCTGGATCAGACCAGGAGCAGCCAGATTCAAACTAACTTATGTTCCCCTGGAAAGGCACAAGCTGCAGAaagtctcacacacaaacatgacgTTGAAGACAAATGACAAATCGCCCCAgagtgaaagaaacaaacaaaaataaatcctgtTCTACAGCCCCTGTTTCCTCAGAGatgtacaaaaaagaaatcatcagAAAGGATTCGATCACATTCAGTGAACAAAGTACTAATGTAGATGACACTGATaaaagtggttttattttaatcaatcactaataaaactgaacttaaaaaaaaagaaacagcatggAGGTAACCCCTGAGATGTCTGAATGACATACtactgtaaaaatgcaatttaaaaaattacaacaCTTCATGGgcgtgttctttttttttttttccttttttgtgatAAGCAATTTAAAACAGCTCCTCAAAGGCTCCCAACATTTTACCAGTTACcaagcaaaaacatttcaaaacttGTGAGGATTAAAAAATCGTAATTATAAGgcagatatttttaaataaaatggtcGTCTGACTGAGAGTGAGGGTTTCTGGAGAGTCGTGGTGCCTTCAGCAGTTACATAGCAAACATACCAGAACAACACATAAAAGAAGACCTTCATGGAGCTACCGTCTTTAGCCTCTACAGCCTCCACTTCATCACAATAAACCCGCTATCCGTTTTCAAAGCAGCACATCTGAAAGATTCAAATAAAACGCCTCCTACTGTGAagctttaactttaactcaTTTAAAGGGATCTGAcccttgtcttgtttttctttttttttttaggtcgTCTCTATGTCCTCTACAACAGCCTACACAGTATCGTGATGCGTGAGTGTTTCTCCTTTGCGGAGACTTAAACGTGAGGCGGGTCTGGTTTGACCTCTATCGTTACCACGGCTACATCGACGACCACGGCTAACTTTGTGATTCGAATACACGCATTTGTTTCCAACATCTCTTTTAGTGGCTTCAACCTGCCACATGTGtacacacgcgcgcacacacacacacacacacacactcatgcaggcACAGTCAGATGACAGTCTTCCCGACAGGGAGAGTGGGGTCTCTTGCGGTCACCCACCCCCTGCTTGCTGCGCGTCGACCTGCCGGCCTCGCTCACAGTTTGGCAGCCATGAAGTTGATGTGGGGCTTGGCCAGGGGGAACAGCGGCAGGCTCCTCTTGAACTCCGTCATGTCCTGGATCAGTGTGGGCTGTGGAAACAAAGAGTCAGCAGCTCAGAGTGGCAGTCCCACTGACAGGCGTCGTCACACTGTACTGCTTTGTCTGGTCCTTGGAGGTGGAGTGTGTTTGGTacgaaaaaacaaaaacagctacaTGCAcactgtttccatggtgactAGTTGAGGTAGCCTGTAGTGTTGGCACTAACTCATCAGAAGTGTAacaagagctgctgctgtgtcagtcACACTAAaccctaactaactaactaactacacTAGATCAGGGaacagatcatttaaaaaaagcctcCCCCCAACAGTCTAGTTTTCACCAATAAAAGGTGGTGCGTCTGTAGGGactgttttcagctgcagatcATTACAAATTTGGTCTCTAGTGAGTCTTTAAGTGAATTCCAACACACCATCATCACAGCACTGATAAAGGAACATGTGGCTAACTGCTGTGTTTTACCAGACAACACTAAAGCTCTATGGGACAAAGCAGTGAGCTACCTAATTATAACTGAGGCTGAAGTAATAGTTGTTGGTGGCATCAAGttatttttggttttgaaaagaaaaatacagatttattcATGAGGCAAACGTGTGTCAGTAGGTGAACCACAGTCTAAATAAAGAACATGAACATTACCTGTGGCAGGGAAGGAGCAGGGGCCAGATTGACATCATTCTGAGCAGGAAACTCTCCTACTATTGGACCTggtgaaagacacacacacccacgcacatGCAGAGTGACGCACAGGTCAACGTGGCTCTGACTGAACACACTGCAGTGACGCTTGTTTCTGTCTACATATACTCACAGGAGTCCATCTCTCTGGACAGGACGTGCACGGACACTTTGTGTCTCTTCGGGGCTTCGACTGTCAGCCGATCCTGCACAGATCAAGACAGACGGGTGGGATGATGCACCAGAGGTGACAGGAAACGTTTAGTTTTTTCCTGACAAGTAGCTTCACTAATGTAACCGACATTTTCCAGAATTTCATTTATTATCCAAATGCTCACAAATAGttcaggtggaaaaaaaaaaaaaaaaacataacacaaacacattaatccATTGGAAACAGTAACTGGAATGATTTATCACTGTGTTCTACGAagaaccacagaagaagaggctCAGTGTGGCTGGGATAGCTGTGGAATTTTCCCACTGAGTCTGAGATCAGTTGTGACAGCCCTGTGGAGATTTAGCTACACAGTCGGGCCTCATCACCATCTCTGGATGGAGGATTATATTAGACTGGAGATTTGGCTCATCTGCAGTCAGACAGCGTCAATCCTGGCGACCACAAATGGTGGTGGGGGGGCggatacacatacacacacagagcttctGTGATTGCTGCTGGTATGATATTAGAAATGCATTATTCTACATGGGATCTGTAATGGTTTCTGCCAGGCTGAGATAATGCCAATTCTTTCAGGTGCCGTGTGTCTTCGGCCCTTTATCCCCTTTGAAGCAGGCTGGCTGGCTGTCATTATGGCAGCTGATATGCTGTGAGCATCCTGTGTCAGTGTCACCTCCAGGGCTATGAAtagaagcaggaggaggtgaAAGCTGGGAGGGCAAACTGAATCCAGTTTCAGTCTATACAACTCTGGTTATCTACAGCAGGAAGGTAAACATGACTCTGCAGGACGCTCTTTTCTGTCTACTAAGAGTTTCAGTATGTTACTATGATATATCCACCAAACTCTGACCTGTTTCACAGAATTCTGGAAAATATATAAGAATGTCTGCAATTAAAAGTACAACTAAGCAGATCATTTGGTGTGAACCGAGGTGTGAGCTGGAGTTTCACGTCTTCAACTCATCACTGGTTGTATGAGAAGTTAATGTGTTGCACTACTTACTCTGTAGAACTgaataatgttttctttagtcAAAGTCTTCAGATACGCCACTTCGATGTTATCTGCAACACAACAAGGACAACAGTGTTAACATCACCAGTCACTGAAATGAAACCCTGAGTCATGCTGACTGATGCATTTTAGTAAAACGTGACTCAGGTCTAAAAAACAGACCTCAATTAAATATACATCATTCAACAATAATTAAGTGTAGGCACCTAAACGTCTTAAATActactctgtgtgtttgtaaagctCTGATATCTGAGATCGCTCCCTTTTCATtatattcatttgttttctatttgtccCTTGGTTTTGATTGTGCAGCACCTGTGGATTGTTTCCACAGCCATGGCACAAGTTCTCAATTGTAACAATAAGAAGTACATCACTAGGAAATCTCTTTTTAAATCTGGAGTCTGTAATAGTGTGATGATGAACCTAGTTTTGCATAAATTgcaaaaaaaactattttgtaaAACAAGCAAAAGGGAACATTTTGCTAAAAGCAGCTCAATCTCTCAGTTAGTGCATGCAAAAGCGTGTGCGAGCTCTGACTAATcatttgtgctgcatgtttttctgtgcCCTTGGCATTGGCCATGTTAGCAGCCCTCACTCCACTAACACTGCTAGTATCTGTAATCACCATCACTCCCTTGGCGGCCTTTCAGTGTTGCCATCACTTGGGGCTTTAGGCAGATTACCAGTGAACCAGACCCATTACAATCCATTATGGCACTCAGGAGAGTGCTGCGAGAGAGAAGTGTGCTAGGGCTGCAGATTATTTCAGGCTTTAATCGATCCCAATTTGTGCAGCTCTAAGCAACATCCTGCTCACCTCTGGGACTGGCCAAAATCTTGATCACTCTCAAGAACTTATATTTGAATTTCAATGTAACACAAGCTCTTACGCAAGCTGTTACAtcacattcatcttttttttacGTATCTACttaaaaacagtgtgtttgGCAAACCTAAGCATAATTAAGAGTTAGCAGCAAGGTGAAGAGGACAGCTGGGAGGCCTCACCTCTGTCAAAATTATACTGCTGAGAGATGATCTCTCCCCAGTACTTGGCACACTCAGCAGACAGCTTCTTCGGCTTGTCCAGTCGGCGGATGGCCAGGGCCTGGATGTGTTTCTGGAAGGCTTCCTCACTCATCTCCTCCACAGCCTTCTCCATGGTGCAGAGAAAAGCCTCCACACGGCTCTCCAGGTAGTGGGGCGCCTTCTCTGACTGGATGATGAAGCGCAGGCCTTGAACACCATTAGCCCGCCGGGGCCCACTGAACACAATGTAGCCTTGGGCGTGGAGAGAAGACATGTAAGAGCTCGGCAGAACCAACACACAGGGTACCTTAGCTTGTGAAGAAAAAATGTTCAAAGCCCATTTTGCCCCAAACTATTAACTTCATAATCATATGCCCTAAGGCTTTTCagagtttaaaaacatttatattttttaaaaatatgttacaGAACCGATTTGGTTAAGTTctctgtgtttatattattgATATACAGTCTAGTACTATTACAGCATTGCTTCCAAGGAAATGTGTGTTCCAAGTCTTCTTCAACTGTGCTTTTCCGACTCACCCAGTTGCTCTTTGGTTCTCAGTGTGTTGAAGCAGGGCTCAGAGATGATCTGACAGAACAGCTCCAGCAGCATGTTGTCGTGGGTGGTCTGCATGTCTGTCTGGTAGTAGATCTCAATGCCACAATTGTTGTGCACCTCGTTTCTCTGCTGGTAAACGTACCAGCCACCTGGGAGGAGAATAATTCTtgttaaaatttttaaaaaggtggGGATGTTGTGCTGGCCATGAAACAAAACGACTCACATTTGAAATATAACAtaagcatttttatttctttctgctaTTTGTGCCTATATTTAATGCTGATTATAGCGGTTCAACACTCTCCTTAAAAAGTATTGGGACAGTGGGGCCAATTCCtttatttgtgctgtaaactgAAAACGTTTGGGTTTGatatcaaaagatgaatatgaggcAAAAGAtcagcatttattattattcatggaGACCGACTTGGCCAGTCTAAAAtctttgggtcattatcttgcagcatgatgaaggatctcccaaTCAGTTTggttgtgtatttatttaaataggcagataaaatgtttcattaggCTTCTTAGTTCATTTTGCCATTAATCAATGAAGATTaatgagcctgtcccagaagaagccatggAGCCTAAGCCATGACAtgacctccactgtgtttcacagatgaccttgtgtgtttggggtcatcAGCAGATTCTTTCTCCCAACTTTAACccttccatcactttggtaaaggtgTTCTGTATGTAAAAAATATGATGACTGCTGCATGAAGTACCTTGCATAAGTgatgtgtgtaaaaaaacaaatgagctgtTTCAGTTGTAGATATACAGTTAAGCCTGGGCACAGTGCTAGAGGCACAAATGTAATACAGTGAAATGGGAAAGTTCAGGCACAGGACACTGGGGACACTCTCCTGTAAAGttaacattgtgtttttttgttttttttttttggtttgtttggtttggtttatcGCTGAGCAGCTCAAAACTGGTCTCCATCAGCCTTTCATCTGTTACATGTGTTTGGAGGAGGCATCCATTGTAACACAGGAGAAAACTTGGCCTCTTTTACACTCAGCTTCAGCTTGTTGGAGCCCATTGTGATTAAGCTCCCTTTGAATGGAGGACGGGTTGAGGCTGCACATGCTGACTGAGCATTCTGGCTCTGCGCTCAGGGAGTCCACAACGTCTTCCTTCGCATTCCTCTCAACATGTCAAAACTTTTAGTTAAGTTTGCTAAGAAAAAATGAGCGGGAACCAGATGAGCTCCTTTAAAGCTTTTATGTCAAATAGGGaaattttagactttttttttgttacagaaTGTTAATGTGCCAAAAGCTAATGTCAGCTCAAAAGAAGTGTGAAATGCCAACTGTGGCCTGAAAGCCATTTCTACTGCAACCACTTTACATGCCTCAATCACTTGATAATTAATAACTTGATCCTGTCAGTCAGTTTTCCACTGACTGCACACTCAAATTTTTTGACTCTACTTATTACGTTTTGATCAGACAGGGCTTTTAACAAGGATTAATACCTAACTGGCCAGATTTCTGTGAACTTTCGCCTCTGAAGCTTTTAACTCAGAGTAGCAACATGTTTCTTGGACAAACTGTCAGCCAGTCAGTCATTTCATAAGCCAATTTTGTGTTTACATCCTTTACGTCTTCCTGTgctcctgctctgtgtctgaCTAGCAGTCTGGAGTCGAGCATGGAAAATCCCTCAGTGAGGCACTGAATGTCTCCAGGTGGCCCTCCTCAGCTCTGGTTTTCCTCTCTACGTCAATCAAGTTCCCTAATGTAATCAGAAAGGCGGTGCAGGTGCTGTGCTTTGTATGTACTTTCTTCTGTGAGCTACtaagtggagtgtgtgtgtatgaatttTGTGCCCAGTGACGTCGATTTCAATTCCGTGACCGTTTTGTTCCGCCAAGGGAAATTGAGAAATGCTGAAATTTAATCAATTCTTTCCAAGACGGCGTCACCGATGATGAGAACAAGTCCACAAGAAGCCTTCCACGtggtcaccatggagacaggCAAGACTGGCAGATAACATTAAGAGCATttaaccagtgtgtgtgtgagaggaagcTGAAGACCTACCGTCTGGAACCTGCACCTCTCTGTAGCGAATCAGCTGGCTTGGGAGAAGGGGCTTTGTGTGAGCATGCTCAATAAGCTTGTCCTCCACCATTTGCATCATGCCAAGAGCAGACTGGAGAGATGATGGATtgggaagagaaaacaaaacactcaagTCCCTAAAAGTTTGGgtaacaggaaaacaaaaaaccctaCTAATTACTAAATACCATTACTTGCTATTTAGATCTGTCtatatttctttcctttagCCTGGCTTGGGAGTTGAGTTTGTCATCACATCTTTAACACCTTTGCTTTGTACAGCAAGAGGCTACACAAGGAATTATGAACATGAAGATGACAAATAGCCTGAACCAGAGCCATGCAGACAGTCAGTTTTATCTGAGAAATCTAAAAG contains these protein-coding regions:
- the march5 gene encoding E3 ubiquitin-protein ligase MARCH5 — protein: MAEQNAVTMQQNLDRSCWVCFATDEDDRTAEWVRPCRCRGSTKWVHQACLQRWVDEKQRGNSTARVACPQCNAEYLIVFPKLGPVVYVLDLADRLISKAGPFAAAGIMVGSIYWTAVTYGAVTVMQVVGHKEGLDVMERADPLFLLIGLPTIPVMLILGKMIRWEDYVLRLWRKYSNKLQILNSIFPGIGCPVPRIPAEANPLADHVSATRILCGALVFPTIATIVGKLMFSSVNSNLQRTILGGIAFVAIKGAFKVYFKQQQYLRQAHRKILNFPEQEEA